A window from Microbacterium ginsengiterrae encodes these proteins:
- a CDS encoding DedA family protein, translating into MAMDAGAENLNAVAAWAVSLMETLGGLGAGVAIAAENLFPPLPSEIILPLAGFAAAQGTLGLFEVLIWTTVGSVVGALALYGLGAWLGRRRMYAIADRIPLLKIQDVERTEAWFARHGSKAVFFGRMIPIFRSLISIPAGIERMPLVRFTLLTLAGSAIWNSIFVLAGFFLGANWHVVEDYAGIFQKIVIGVVAVAVITWIVVRVRQLRRRRLAVDA; encoded by the coding sequence ATGGCCATGGATGCCGGAGCCGAGAATCTCAATGCTGTCGCGGCCTGGGCCGTCTCCCTCATGGAGACTCTCGGAGGGCTCGGAGCGGGGGTCGCCATCGCCGCGGAGAACCTGTTCCCCCCGCTGCCGAGCGAGATCATCCTCCCCCTGGCAGGGTTCGCCGCAGCTCAGGGCACGCTCGGCCTGTTCGAGGTCCTCATCTGGACGACGGTGGGTTCGGTCGTCGGCGCGCTCGCGCTGTACGGGCTCGGGGCATGGCTGGGGCGCCGCCGCATGTACGCCATCGCCGACAGGATCCCGTTGCTGAAGATCCAGGACGTCGAGCGGACCGAGGCATGGTTCGCACGGCACGGCTCGAAGGCGGTCTTCTTCGGGCGGATGATCCCGATCTTCCGCAGCCTCATCTCCATCCCCGCTGGTATCGAGCGGATGCCGCTGGTCCGGTTCACCCTCCTGACGCTCGCCGGCAGCGCGATCTGGAATTCGATCTTCGTCCTGGCGGGATTCTTCCTCGGCGCGAACTGGCACGTCGTCGAGGACTATGCGGGGATCTTCCAGAAGATCGTCATCGGCGTCGTCGCTGTCGCCGTCATCACGTGGATCGTCGTGCGAGTGCGTCAGCTGCGCCGCAGGAGACTCGCCGTCGACGCCTGA
- a CDS encoding DUF1801 domain-containing protein, producing MTRKDSAAGFSAEERKAMKERAAELKAEARRAKGAEKAAAEAAELRERIAQMPDGDRELAERVHEIVTSVAPDLAPKLYYGQPGYARDGKVVVFFRSGQMDKERYSTFGVSVQAALDDPSGLWPTSYALTDPSEEAWGRLTEIVRRAAGDAPS from the coding sequence ATGACACGCAAGGATTCCGCAGCAGGCTTTTCAGCCGAGGAACGCAAGGCGATGAAGGAGCGGGCGGCCGAGCTCAAAGCCGAGGCCAGACGAGCCAAGGGCGCGGAGAAGGCAGCCGCTGAGGCTGCGGAGCTGAGGGAGCGCATCGCGCAGATGCCCGACGGTGACCGTGAGTTGGCAGAGCGTGTGCATGAAATCGTCACGAGTGTCGCACCTGACCTGGCTCCGAAGCTCTACTACGGTCAACCCGGCTACGCGCGCGACGGCAAGGTCGTGGTGTTCTTCCGCAGCGGTCAGATGGACAAGGAACGCTATTCGACCTTCGGGGTGAGCGTGCAGGCAGCGCTCGATGACCCGAGCGGTCTGTGGCCGACCTCGTACGCGCTGACCGATCCGAGCGAGGAGGCGTGGGGCCGCCTCACGGAGATCGTGCGGCGTGCGGCGGGAGATGCGCCGTCGTGA
- a CDS encoding helix-turn-helix transcriptional regulator — protein MVAADDRQDITAMRRVRDRIDREFARPLNVEDLARGVHMSAGHLSREFRRIYGEPPYSYLMTRRIERAMTLLRRGDLTVTEICFAVGFSSLGTFSTRFSELVGVSPKAYRADPTRSVEGIPPCLARQITRPVRNREDSPSASA, from the coding sequence ATGGTGGCAGCGGACGACCGGCAGGACATCACCGCCATGCGCCGCGTGCGCGACCGGATCGATCGGGAGTTCGCCCGTCCGCTCAACGTCGAGGATCTCGCCCGCGGCGTACACATGTCCGCCGGTCACCTGAGCCGGGAGTTCCGACGGATCTACGGCGAACCGCCGTACTCCTACCTGATGACCAGGCGCATCGAGCGGGCGATGACCCTGCTGCGCCGCGGGGACCTCACAGTGACGGAGATCTGCTTCGCCGTCGGTTTCTCGTCGTTGGGGACGTTCAGCACCCGTTTCTCCGAGCTCGTCGGGGTCTCTCCGAAGGCCTACCGTGCGGACCCCACCCGGTCCGTCGAGGGGATCCCCCCGTGTCTGGCGCGGCAGATCACCAGACCTGTCAGGAATCGAGAAGACTCGCCGTCGGCATCCGCCTAG
- a CDS encoding VOC family protein, which yields MNIDIHHAFLPHLDAEAALGFYRDLLGFDVRKDVGYADMRWITVGPAGSATTIVLHPPAADPGISDEERETITTLIAKGVYGAITLSTDDLDALFERLEAGGADVVQEPTDQDYGVRDCAFRDPSGNLIRVNQR from the coding sequence ATGAACATCGACATCCACCACGCGTTCCTGCCGCACCTCGACGCCGAGGCGGCGCTCGGTTTCTACCGCGACCTGCTCGGGTTCGACGTCCGCAAGGACGTCGGATACGCGGACATGCGCTGGATCACCGTCGGGCCGGCCGGCAGCGCGACCACGATCGTGCTGCATCCACCGGCCGCCGATCCGGGGATCAGCGACGAGGAGCGCGAGACCATCACCACCCTCATCGCCAAGGGCGTCTATGGCGCGATCACGCTGTCCACGGACGACCTCGACGCATTGTTCGAACGTCTGGAGGCGGGAGGCGCCGATGTCGTTCAGGAACCGACGGACCAGGACTACGGCGTCAGGGACTGCGCATTCCGCGACCCCTCGGGCAACCTCATCCGCGTCAACCAGCGCTGA
- a CDS encoding KTSC domain-containing protein, with translation METGHRIETLGILGAGRLGMTLAQLAVSAGLRVLIARSGDPAPISRRVRAIGATPATSAEVIDQTDAVVLALPLGRYRSLPADALDGSLVIDAMNYWWASDGVRDDLSDPRTSTSELVQSHLPGARVVKALSHMGYQDLEDEPRPAGDPDRKAIAIAGDEPRDVAVVAALVDDLGFDPVFAGPLAAGIAMEPGAEAFGADVDAASLRGMLEGFADSQRGIVVARARGEAAAAATPRIERVPVESSALRSVGYRADLAVLEIEFVSGDVYRYHAVPASVHDALMDAESHGRFFLDRIRDVYPTTRVS, from the coding sequence GTGGAGACGGGGCACAGGATCGAGACGCTCGGCATTCTCGGAGCGGGCCGACTCGGCATGACGCTGGCCCAGCTCGCCGTCTCGGCGGGCCTGCGCGTGCTCATCGCGCGGTCCGGCGACCCTGCGCCGATCTCGCGGAGGGTGCGGGCGATCGGTGCCACTCCGGCGACCTCCGCGGAGGTCATCGACCAGACGGATGCCGTCGTCCTCGCGCTTCCCCTCGGGCGATACCGGTCTCTACCCGCTGATGCCCTCGACGGCTCGCTCGTCATCGACGCGATGAACTATTGGTGGGCCAGCGACGGGGTCCGCGACGATCTCAGCGATCCGCGCACCTCGACGAGCGAGCTCGTCCAGTCGCACCTGCCCGGCGCGAGGGTCGTCAAGGCGCTGAGCCACATGGGGTACCAGGACCTTGAGGACGAGCCGCGCCCCGCCGGCGATCCGGATCGCAAGGCCATCGCGATCGCCGGAGACGAACCGCGCGACGTCGCGGTCGTGGCCGCGCTCGTGGACGACCTGGGGTTCGATCCGGTCTTCGCGGGTCCGCTCGCCGCGGGGATCGCGATGGAGCCCGGCGCCGAGGCGTTCGGGGCGGATGTCGACGCCGCGTCCCTGCGTGGAATGCTCGAGGGGTTCGCTGATTCGCAGCGCGGGATCGTCGTCGCGCGGGCGAGAGGCGAAGCCGCAGCCGCGGCGACGCCGCGGATCGAAAGGGTGCCGGTGGAGTCCTCCGCTCTGCGATCCGTCGGCTACCGCGCGGATCTCGCGGTGCTCGAGATCGAGTTCGTCAGCGGCGACGTCTATCGGTATCACGCGGTCCCGGCGTCCGTCCACGACGCGCTCATGGATGCCGAGAGCCATGGACGGTTCTTCCTGGACCGGATCCGCGACGTGTACCCGACGACACGCGTGAGCTGA